Proteins encoded by one window of Agarivorans sp. Alg241-V36:
- a CDS encoding cold-shock protein: MSGQGLSGTVKWFNDEKGFGFIAQEKGPDVFVHFRAINGNGRRTLTEGQSVTFDVVQGQKGPQAENVTAL, encoded by the coding sequence ATGTCAGGTCAGGGATTATCAGGAACCGTAAAATGGTTCAACGATGAAAAAGGTTTTGGTTTTATTGCACAAGAGAAAGGTCCGGACGTTTTTGTTCACTTTCGCGCTATCAACGGTAACGGTCGCCGTACCTTAACTGAAGGTCAATCGGTAACGTTTGATGTTGTTCAAGGCCAAAAAGGCCCGCAAGCTGAAAACGTAACTGCCCTTTAA
- a CDS encoding HD domain-containing phosphohydrolase produces the protein MAGISERAADSKRRFSFHIHLVSVMILMLITSGLVIGTLNYFHTSDIVAENQARALEQVGRATVSELEGVMFPAQNFVHSLAAMNLDMSQLNNSQRSWLPMLYSSLSQQRGLSAVYMGYANGDFYLVRPLDTLEKRQMVSAPIGSVVLVTKIVNGQSSNLFYDSELMPIRDQIERHYQLDPRERPWYQLAVNSPGIVATDPYIFYTTKEVGVTFAHANKERNMVVGADLTLASVSESLNKNKLSESSLLVMFNSEYSVLAHQQASWIADNLQVTEEEVILPRLDKQNLGVLSQFSGHSGEADGGSFIINGEHESWIGQIIELTLEVNADRENVKIDKLFLGLASPENEILMDARAARDQSVIFSIFIVLISIPIAWYVSRLVAKPLRELMNQNEAIMAFDFDATKQVNSVVLEVHQLSRITEQLKKTIKQFSDVSTMLGEEDNFGRLLEKSVQEMQTILNMEQGAIWLKNDQLFELQTQAPEGFGLPQTFTYADTLNQPLVKHLLDTTTSSATKFASLEYQGQPLNLVVSPLINRENKLVGMIATFSHHQANVSPRVLSFIDALSSVVTIAIENRHLIESQKHLLEAFIKLTAGAIDAKSPYTGGHCQRVPELTKMLANAAVEQQDGIFADFSMNEAQWEELHIASWLHDCGKVTTPEYVVDKATKLETIYDRIHEVRMRFEVLKRDAQLSYWQQVASGVPEEQQQDLQEQLNQQLASLDEEFAFVAKSNIGGEFMGAEDIERIKQIGQRTWQRTIDDSLGLSHMELDRRASKSVSLPATEKLLDDKPEHIIHRREDEIIDADNPWGFKLKVPEHKYNRGELYNLSIARGTLSEEERYKINDHIVQTIIMLEKLPFPHHLRRVPEIAGGHHEKMDGTGYPKQLTKEQMPTTARMMAVADIFEALTAVDRPYKKGKSLSQSLRIMRFMCDDKHIDADIFRLFLHSGIYLDYAKAFLKPEQIDEVNINDYLPDQA, from the coding sequence ATGGCTGGTATTTCCGAAAGGGCTGCTGATTCAAAGCGGCGATTTTCGTTTCATATTCATCTAGTTAGCGTGATGATTTTAATGTTGATTACCAGCGGTCTGGTGATTGGCACACTTAACTATTTTCACACCAGCGATATTGTCGCCGAGAATCAAGCCAGAGCTTTAGAGCAAGTTGGCCGGGCTACGGTATCAGAACTTGAAGGGGTGATGTTTCCGGCGCAAAACTTTGTGCATAGCTTGGCGGCAATGAACTTGGATATGTCGCAGCTTAACAACAGCCAACGTAGTTGGTTACCTATGTTGTATTCAAGCTTAAGCCAACAGCGCGGGCTATCAGCGGTTTATATGGGTTACGCCAACGGTGATTTTTACTTGGTGCGTCCATTAGATACCTTGGAAAAACGCCAGATGGTGAGTGCGCCTATTGGCTCAGTGGTATTAGTGACAAAAATTGTAAATGGTCAGTCGAGTAATCTATTTTACGATAGTGAATTGATGCCTATTCGTGACCAAATAGAGCGCCATTATCAGCTAGATCCCCGTGAACGCCCTTGGTATCAACTCGCAGTAAATAGTCCCGGCATTGTTGCTACCGATCCCTATATTTTTTACACCACCAAAGAAGTGGGCGTGACCTTTGCTCATGCCAACAAAGAGCGCAATATGGTGGTGGGTGCCGATCTTACTTTAGCCAGTGTTTCTGAAAGTTTAAATAAGAATAAACTCAGCGAGTCATCGTTACTGGTGATGTTCAATAGTGAATATTCGGTGTTAGCACATCAGCAAGCCTCGTGGATTGCTGATAACTTACAAGTCACTGAAGAAGAAGTTATTTTACCGCGCTTAGACAAACAAAATTTAGGCGTTCTTTCTCAGTTTTCTGGCCATTCTGGTGAAGCAGATGGCGGCAGTTTTATCATTAATGGTGAGCATGAATCTTGGATTGGCCAAATCATCGAACTCACCTTGGAGGTTAATGCTGATAGGGAGAATGTAAAAATTGATAAGTTGTTTTTAGGTTTGGCTTCACCGGAAAATGAAATATTAATGGATGCGCGAGCCGCGCGTGACCAATCAGTTATTTTTAGTATTTTCATTGTACTTATTTCAATACCTATCGCTTGGTATGTGTCTCGCTTGGTGGCTAAGCCTTTGCGTGAATTAATGAATCAAAATGAAGCGATAATGGCCTTCGATTTTGATGCCACTAAGCAAGTCAATTCGGTGGTGTTAGAGGTGCATCAGTTAAGCCGTATTACCGAGCAGCTTAAGAAAACCATCAAACAGTTTTCAGATGTCTCCACCATGTTGGGGGAAGAAGACAACTTTGGTCGCTTGCTCGAGAAAAGTGTTCAAGAAATGCAAACTATCTTGAATATGGAGCAAGGAGCAATTTGGCTGAAGAACGACCAGCTGTTTGAGTTGCAAACCCAAGCTCCAGAGGGTTTCGGCCTGCCGCAAACCTTTACCTATGCCGATACCTTAAATCAGCCCTTAGTGAAGCACTTGCTCGATACCACCACTAGTTCAGCCACTAAGTTTGCTAGCTTAGAATACCAAGGTCAGCCACTAAACTTGGTGGTATCCCCACTGATTAACCGTGAGAATAAACTGGTAGGCATGATAGCCACCTTTAGCCATCACCAAGCCAATGTGTCGCCACGGGTATTATCATTTATCGACGCGTTAAGCAGCGTGGTAACAATTGCCATAGAAAATCGTCACTTGATTGAATCTCAAAAGCATTTGTTAGAAGCCTTTATCAAGCTCACTGCTGGAGCGATTGATGCTAAGTCTCCTTATACAGGTGGCCATTGTCAGCGGGTTCCAGAGCTAACTAAGATGCTGGCTAATGCCGCGGTAGAGCAGCAAGACGGGATATTTGCTGATTTCAGTATGAATGAAGCGCAATGGGAAGAGTTGCACATTGCCAGTTGGTTGCACGACTGCGGTAAGGTCACCACACCTGAATACGTGGTGGATAAAGCCACCAAGTTGGAGACCATTTACGACCGAATTCATGAAGTTCGCATGCGCTTTGAAGTGCTTAAACGCGATGCTCAGCTTAGCTATTGGCAGCAGGTGGCTAGCGGTGTGCCAGAAGAGCAGCAACAAGATCTGCAAGAGCAGTTAAACCAGCAGTTAGCGAGCTTAGATGAAGAGTTTGCCTTTGTGGCAAAATCTAACATTGGTGGTGAGTTTATGGGCGCAGAAGATATTGAGCGCATAAAACAAATAGGCCAACGAACTTGGCAGCGTACCATTGACGACAGCTTGGGTTTATCCCACATGGAGCTTGACCGTCGCGCTTCGAAAAGTGTTAGTTTGCCAGCGACTGAAAAATTATTGGATGATAAACCTGAACATATTATCCATCGTCGTGAAGACGAGATAATTGATGCTGATAACCCTTGGGGCTTTAAACTTAAGGTTCCTGAGCACAAGTATAATCGCGGAGAGTTATACAATTTGAGTATTGCTCGTGGCACGCTTAGTGAAGAAGAGCGTTACAAGATTAACGACCATATTGTACAAACGATTATTATGTTAGAAAAATTACCCTTCCCGCACCATTTAAGAAGGGTGCCGGAAATTGCTGGTGGTCATCATGAAAAAATGGATGGTACTGGTTATCCAAAACAGCTCACCAAAGAGCAAATGCCAACCACTGCAAGAATGATGGCGGTGGCAGATATCTTTGAAGCCTTAACTGCAGTAGATAGGCCTTATAAAAAAGGAAAAAGCTTGAGCCAGTCGCTTCGAATTATGCGCTTTATGTGTGACGACAAACATATTGATGCCGACATATTCAGGCTATTTTTACACTCTGGAATTTACCTCGATTATGCTAAGGCGTTCTTAAAACCAGAGCAAATAGACGAGGTAAATATTAACGACTATTTACCCGACCAAGCCTAG
- a CDS encoding MerR family DNA-binding protein: protein MIKIGEAAKLSGLSIKTVRYYHDVGLVEALKAANGYRYYNELQIRHLRFLGNCRELGFSLSQSQQLLSLYVDKQRSASEVKHIAIEHLSEIEQRIEQLQQLQHSLAKMVDCCHGDARPDCPIIDGLAER, encoded by the coding sequence ATGATCAAAATTGGTGAAGCGGCCAAGCTTAGCGGTTTGTCGATAAAAACAGTACGTTATTACCACGACGTCGGTTTAGTTGAAGCGCTGAAAGCAGCAAATGGCTATCGCTATTACAATGAGCTGCAAATAAGGCATTTACGTTTTTTAGGTAATTGCAGGGAGCTTGGGTTTAGCTTAAGCCAGAGTCAACAATTGTTGTCTTTGTACGTAGATAAGCAGCGTAGCGCCAGCGAAGTAAAGCACATCGCGATTGAACATCTTAGCGAGATAGAGCAACGCATTGAGCAACTTCAACAGTTGCAGCATAGCTTAGCCAAAATGGTGGATTGTTGTCATGGCGATGCTCGCCCCGACTGCCCAATTATTGATGGCTTAGCGGAGAGATAG
- a CDS encoding DUF2390 domain-containing protein has translation MISKSCLVPEMQTIADSFWHYSEQVYSRPEVKKLCLWLQEQHTRNVNLLLWLSFCQQQRWTVNLELLLTQIKHSEQKITEFRRHRKKMKLYLSETQYQLLLKHELKLERRQQQLLVLSQQRHPGQQTADVALTNYLNQADASAQYLATMNLAILDSKLQH, from the coding sequence GTGATTTCAAAATCTTGTTTGGTGCCAGAAATGCAAACTATTGCCGATAGTTTTTGGCATTATTCGGAACAGGTTTATTCAAGACCTGAAGTGAAGAAGCTGTGTTTATGGTTACAAGAGCAACACACCCGTAACGTAAACTTACTGCTGTGGTTGAGCTTTTGCCAACAGCAACGCTGGACAGTTAATTTAGAGTTATTGCTCACCCAAATTAAACATAGCGAACAGAAAATTACCGAGTTCCGCCGCCATCGCAAAAAGATGAAGCTCTACCTCAGTGAAACTCAATACCAGCTGTTACTTAAACACGAACTTAAGCTTGAACGCCGCCAACAACAATTATTAGTGCTCAGCCAGCAGCGCCACCCAGGCCAACAAACTGCCGACGTAGCCTTAACTAACTACCTAAATCAGGCTGATGCATCAGCCCAGTATTTAGCCACAATGAACTTAGCCATTCTGGACAGCAAGTTGCAGCATTAA
- a CDS encoding ABC transporter ATP-binding protein, producing the protein MHSNAPSAAFTWATIRQQIFHYKKPLVYAHLIAIMATLVSVPIPLMMPLLVDEVLLEKPGKAIEVLQQVLPEAWHTATAYILSILAVVVCLRLSSLVIGVLQARQFTFIGKQISFLIRQRLVDHLPKVELREYETQGSGGISARCITDVETLDKFISESLSKFLVALLTIVGTAIILLWIDWQLGLIILLLNPAVIYFSRSFGSHVKELKKKENAAFEAFQLALIETLDSIQQLRATQREGHYFSRVISAAGELKDHAIASHWKTDAVNRLSFTIFLVGFEVFRAIAMLMVVFSDLTVGQIFAVFGYLWFMMGPVQEILSIQYSYFSANAALARLNQLFELKQEPHYPCEVDPFAKQQNFDIEFKNVNFSYSAESPVLKDISLTLPAGKKVAVVSVSGGGKSTLVNLLLGLYQKDSGQILLDQAPIEKVGYSTIRSNISTVLQQPILFNTSVRENLNMGRQHSDEELWQALAIAELQTTVEKLPDTLDTLVGRSGVRLSGGQKQRLAIARMILAKPQVVVLDEATSALDTDTEAKLHRNLQGFLDQRTTLIIAHRLSAIKQADLIYVLDDGAISQVGEHQQLIEQSGLYKTLYQHQN; encoded by the coding sequence ATGCATTCAAACGCCCCCTCGGCTGCCTTTACGTGGGCAACAATTCGCCAACAAATTTTCCACTATAAAAAGCCCTTAGTGTATGCCCACCTAATTGCCATTATGGCTACGCTAGTTAGCGTACCTATTCCACTGATGATGCCTTTGCTGGTTGATGAAGTGCTACTGGAAAAACCGGGCAAAGCCATAGAAGTATTACAACAAGTGCTGCCAGAAGCTTGGCATACCGCCACAGCTTATATTCTGTCGATTCTTGCGGTGGTCGTTTGCTTGCGCTTATCGTCTTTAGTGATTGGCGTGCTGCAAGCTAGGCAGTTTACCTTTATCGGTAAGCAAATTAGCTTTCTAATTCGCCAGCGCCTTGTAGATCACCTGCCCAAGGTTGAGCTGCGCGAATATGAAACCCAAGGCTCAGGCGGAATTAGTGCCCGCTGTATCACCGACGTAGAAACCCTAGATAAGTTTATTAGTGAAAGCCTATCTAAGTTTTTAGTGGCTTTACTTACCATTGTTGGCACCGCGATAATCTTACTGTGGATTGATTGGCAGCTAGGACTCATCATTTTGCTGCTGAATCCAGCCGTTATCTACTTTTCTCGCTCTTTTGGTAGCCATGTTAAAGAGCTAAAAAAGAAAGAAAATGCCGCCTTTGAAGCCTTCCAACTGGCCTTAATTGAAACCTTAGACAGTATTCAGCAACTACGCGCAACCCAACGTGAAGGCCATTACTTTTCGCGAGTAATTAGCGCCGCTGGTGAGTTAAAAGATCACGCCATTGCCTCTCATTGGAAAACCGATGCGGTTAATCGCCTTAGCTTTACTATCTTCCTGGTTGGCTTTGAAGTTTTTCGCGCTATCGCCATGTTAATGGTGGTTTTCTCTGATTTAACCGTAGGGCAAATCTTCGCGGTATTTGGCTACTTGTGGTTCATGATGGGACCGGTACAAGAAATATTAAGCATTCAGTACAGCTACTTTAGCGCCAATGCAGCATTAGCGCGCTTGAACCAACTGTTTGAGCTAAAACAGGAGCCACACTACCCTTGCGAAGTAGACCCTTTTGCTAAGCAGCAAAACTTTGATATTGAGTTTAAGAACGTAAACTTCAGCTATTCAGCAGAATCCCCAGTACTAAAAGACATAAGCCTAACCCTGCCTGCGGGTAAAAAAGTCGCAGTGGTGTCGGTCAGTGGCGGAGGTAAATCGACCTTAGTGAACCTGCTACTTGGGCTTTACCAAAAAGACAGCGGGCAAATACTGCTAGATCAAGCTCCCATAGAAAAAGTCGGGTACTCCACAATCCGCAGCAATATTTCAACAGTTTTGCAGCAGCCTATTTTGTTTAATACCTCGGTGCGAGAAAACCTCAACATGGGCCGCCAACACAGTGATGAAGAACTGTGGCAAGCGCTGGCAATTGCCGAGCTACAAACCACCGTAGAAAAACTGCCCGATACCCTAGACACTCTAGTGGGCAGAAGTGGCGTACGGCTCTCGGGAGGACAAAAGCAGCGCCTCGCGATTGCAAGAATGATCTTAGCTAAACCTCAAGTAGTGGTGCTGGATGAAGCGACATCGGCCTTAGATACTGATACTGAAGCTAAACTACACCGCAACCTGCAAGGCTTTTTAGACCAGCGAACCACCTTAATTATTGCTCATCGTTTAAGTGCGATTAAACAAGCTGATCTAATTTACGTATTAGATGACGGCGCCATTAGCCAAGTCGGTGAACATCAGCAACTAATTGAACAAAGCGGCTTATACAAAACCTTGTACCAGCATCAGAACTAA
- a CDS encoding DEAD/DEAH box helicase, protein MQFSELGLDPRLNKTIEHLGFSETTEIQARAIPAAMVGKDLLASSKTGSGKTLAYLLPAMQRMLKTRALSKRDARTLILTPTRELAKQVFAQLRLLIANTQTRACLITGGENFNDQSKLLRKDPQVVVATPGRLADHLSKRHLFLDGLELLILDEADRMLDLGFAEQLNFVNKAANHRKRQTLMFSATLDDAAINSFALELLNEPERIAVGFSFTQHQDINQQFLLSDHLDHKQAQLAEILKQDSLKQAIVFTATRADTQRLADAFSEQGLSCSALNADLNQGARNKIMDEFSRGHQKVLFTTDLASRGLDIVQVSHVINFDMPKHVEEYVHRIGRTGRAGNLGQAYSLVGPKDWYSFKSLEALLEQKVEFISLEGLAAKFKGLRAKNTKPSFNKNSQKAKSKPKAKTSKPKVKTNKTFAAGTEMGDAPIIRQKKAQKASDIDTSEE, encoded by the coding sequence TTGCAGTTTTCTGAACTGGGCTTAGATCCCCGCCTAAACAAAACCATTGAACACCTTGGCTTTAGTGAAACCACCGAGATCCAAGCTCGGGCAATTCCCGCAGCAATGGTAGGCAAAGATCTACTGGCATCATCTAAAACAGGTTCAGGTAAAACCTTAGCGTATTTGCTGCCAGCCATGCAGCGAATGCTAAAAACGCGAGCTCTCTCTAAGCGTGATGCGCGCACACTAATTTTAACGCCCACCCGTGAACTGGCTAAGCAGGTATTTGCTCAACTTCGTCTGCTAATTGCTAATACACAAACCCGCGCTTGCCTTATCACCGGCGGAGAAAACTTTAACGATCAAAGTAAGTTGCTACGTAAAGATCCACAAGTAGTAGTAGCAACCCCAGGTCGCTTGGCCGATCACTTAAGCAAGCGCCACTTATTTTTAGATGGGCTTGAGCTACTGATCCTCGACGAAGCAGACCGTATGCTCGATCTAGGTTTTGCTGAACAGCTTAACTTTGTTAATAAAGCCGCTAATCACCGTAAACGCCAAACCTTGATGTTTTCAGCCACCTTAGATGATGCTGCGATTAACTCTTTCGCGCTTGAACTACTCAATGAGCCAGAACGCATTGCTGTAGGCTTTAGCTTTACCCAGCACCAGGACATTAATCAGCAGTTTTTGTTAAGTGACCACCTCGATCACAAACAAGCGCAACTTGCTGAGATACTCAAACAAGATTCGCTTAAACAAGCCATTGTGTTTACCGCAACTCGTGCCGACACCCAGCGCCTCGCCGATGCCTTTAGCGAGCAAGGGTTAAGTTGCTCGGCATTAAACGCAGATTTAAACCAAGGCGCGCGCAACAAGATCATGGACGAGTTTAGCCGTGGCCACCAAAAGGTATTGTTTACCACCGACCTCGCCTCACGCGGCCTTGATATTGTGCAAGTCTCTCACGTGATCAACTTCGACATGCCCAAACACGTAGAAGAATACGTGCACCGCATTGGTCGAACCGGCCGTGCAGGTAATCTTGGGCAGGCATATTCTTTAGTTGGGCCAAAAGATTGGTATAGCTTTAAAAGCTTAGAAGCCTTGCTTGAGCAAAAAGTGGAATTTATTAGCTTAGAAGGCTTAGCTGCCAAGTTTAAAGGCTTACGCGCTAAAAACACTAAACCTAGCTTTAATAAAAATAGCCAAAAAGCTAAGAGCAAACCAAAAGCCAAAACTAGCAAGCCTAAGGTTAAAACCAATAAAACCTTTGCAGCGGGCACCGAGATGGGTGATGCACCGATTATTCGCCAGAAAAAGGCGCAAAAAGCCAGCGATATTGATACTAGCGAAGAGTAA
- a CDS encoding heavy metal translocating P-type ATPase — MTQTLVFPLRGLRCAGCVGKVEKLLSGQQGVSEVSVNLALNQVRLDSATPALLPKLRQLLAEQGFDIPFVRHCWQIEGLNCASCVSKLENALAKLEGIDKVNVNLALNQVSFELLPDAQDLAQVKQALTSNGFTLKQSATNSSNPPATSLPWRLLLSMALSFPLVLPMLVSSFTVPALWQFLLATPVQFFIAKPFYRGAFQALKQGSSTMDTLVVLGTSTAYFYSIYLWMSGLVGHLYFEAAAVIITLILLGKYLEERAKQRAAKSIAELVNLSPQRALRVNQQGLSEEVDVADLRIGDVILVKPGEQIAADGQVSWGSSEVSEAVITGESVPLEKSLNDSVLAGSLNGSGLLQVKVTAENQDSTLSKIIQLVSEAQSGKAPIQGLVDKISHYFVPIVLLIALATLLVWTALGDVNQGLIAAVSVLVIACPCALGLATPTALVAGTGRGAKLGILYRNIQALELSHKVSDVVFDKTGTLTQGKPSLVKLAVSDNISQQELIRLAASAQQGSQHPLASAMLTAAESLPLAPLNYFNSYPGLGIEAQLRLDDEADSIFYLGNLSLIEQRVENSIEQALSPQLQSNAEQWLAEGFTTVYVANQQQVLGVLAFKDEMRSNAKAAVKALQSLALNTHLLSGDAKPVTQDFAKQVAIPHWQGELLPEQKLAQVSQMQAQDYVIMMLGDGVNDAPALAKADVGIAMGGGSDIALNSADIVLMRDDPLLIAQAIALAKQTWRTLQQNLFWAFIYNLIGIPIAAMGLLNPAFAGAAMALSSVCVVSNAVRLNYWKSPITLGEKDV; from the coding sequence ATGACTCAAACTTTGGTTTTCCCCTTACGTGGCTTACGTTGTGCCGGCTGTGTTGGCAAGGTTGAAAAGCTCCTGTCTGGGCAGCAAGGTGTGTCTGAAGTCTCGGTTAACTTGGCCCTCAACCAAGTTCGCTTAGATAGTGCGACTCCTGCATTGTTACCCAAGCTTCGTCAGCTATTAGCTGAGCAGGGTTTTGATATTCCCTTTGTGCGTCATTGTTGGCAAATAGAAGGCCTAAACTGTGCGAGTTGTGTGAGTAAGCTGGAAAATGCCTTAGCCAAGCTTGAAGGCATCGATAAGGTCAATGTTAATCTCGCCTTAAACCAAGTTAGTTTTGAGCTATTGCCCGATGCTCAAGACCTCGCTCAAGTGAAGCAAGCTTTAACAAGCAATGGTTTCACCCTTAAGCAAAGCGCTACAAACTCAAGCAATCCTCCAGCTACCTCTTTACCTTGGCGTTTATTGTTGAGCATGGCTTTATCTTTCCCCTTGGTGCTGCCAATGCTAGTGAGTAGCTTTACTGTGCCTGCCTTGTGGCAGTTTTTACTCGCTACTCCGGTACAGTTTTTTATCGCTAAGCCCTTTTACCGTGGGGCATTTCAAGCGTTAAAACAGGGCAGTAGCACCATGGATACCTTAGTGGTATTGGGCACAAGTACCGCCTATTTTTATAGTATTTACCTGTGGATGAGTGGGCTGGTGGGGCATTTATACTTTGAAGCCGCAGCAGTGATCATTACGCTTATTTTGCTGGGTAAATATTTAGAAGAGCGAGCCAAGCAACGGGCTGCAAAAAGCATTGCCGAGTTGGTAAACCTTAGCCCGCAACGCGCCTTACGAGTTAACCAACAAGGGCTGAGCGAAGAAGTCGATGTCGCAGACTTGCGCATTGGTGATGTGATTTTGGTTAAGCCGGGCGAACAAATTGCCGCAGACGGTCAAGTTAGCTGGGGCAGTAGCGAGGTATCAGAAGCTGTTATCACCGGCGAAAGCGTTCCTTTAGAGAAATCGCTTAATGACTCGGTACTTGCTGGCAGTTTAAATGGCTCGGGTTTATTGCAAGTGAAAGTCACGGCAGAAAACCAAGATAGTACTTTGAGTAAAATTATCCAATTAGTGAGTGAAGCTCAATCTGGTAAAGCGCCGATACAAGGTTTGGTGGATAAAATAAGCCACTATTTTGTTCCAATAGTATTGCTAATCGCCTTAGCAACCTTGTTAGTCTGGACGGCTTTGGGCGATGTTAATCAAGGGCTGATTGCTGCAGTGTCGGTGCTGGTGATTGCTTGTCCTTGCGCGCTGGGCTTAGCAACCCCTACCGCCTTAGTCGCCGGCACCGGACGCGGAGCAAAGTTGGGGATTTTGTATCGCAACATTCAAGCGCTTGAGCTTAGCCATAAGGTTAGCGATGTGGTGTTTGATAAAACCGGAACCTTAACGCAAGGTAAGCCTAGTTTAGTCAAACTTGCAGTTAGCGATAATATTAGCCAACAGGAATTAATTCGCTTGGCGGCGAGTGCTCAACAAGGAAGCCAGCATCCTTTGGCGAGCGCTATGTTAACCGCTGCAGAATCCCTTCCTCTAGCGCCATTAAATTACTTTAATAGTTATCCGGGTTTAGGCATAGAAGCTCAACTCCGCCTCGATGATGAAGCTGATTCAATCTTCTATCTCGGCAATCTTAGCCTTATAGAGCAGCGTGTAGAAAACAGCATCGAGCAAGCTTTATCGCCTCAATTGCAGTCTAATGCCGAGCAATGGCTAGCTGAAGGCTTCACCACTGTTTATGTGGCAAATCAACAGCAAGTATTGGGCGTGCTGGCCTTTAAAGATGAAATGCGAAGCAATGCTAAAGCTGCGGTAAAGGCCTTGCAAAGCTTGGCCTTAAACACGCATTTGCTCAGTGGTGATGCTAAACCGGTGACTCAGGATTTTGCTAAGCAAGTAGCGATTCCGCATTGGCAAGGCGAGTTGCTACCCGAGCAAAAGTTGGCGCAAGTTAGTCAGATGCAAGCGCAAGATTACGTAATAATGATGCTGGGTGACGGTGTTAATGATGCACCTGCTTTGGCTAAGGCCGATGTTGGCATTGCCATGGGAGGCGGTAGCGATATCGCCCTAAATAGTGCCGATATAGTGTTAATGAGAGACGATCCTTTGTTGATTGCACAGGCGATTGCCTTAGCGAAACAAACCTGGCGAACACTGCAGCAAAACTTGTTTTGGGCTTTTATCTACAACCTTATTGGAATCCCCATTGCGGCAATGGGTTTACTCAATCCCGCTTTTGCTGGCGCGGCGATGGCCTTAAGTTCGGTGTGTGTCGTGAGCAATGCGGTGAGACTTAATTACTGGAAAAGTCCAATTACTCTCGGTGAAAAGGACGTTTAG
- a CDS encoding pyrimidine/purine nucleoside phosphorylase, which yields MLKSNEYFDGQVKSIGFSGKEKPSSVGVMAVGEYEFGTAEPELMVVVAGELIVKLPGETEWNSYKDGDKFNVPGNAKFQLKVPTETAYLCVYG from the coding sequence ATGTTAAAGAGTAATGAATACTTTGACGGACAAGTGAAATCAATCGGATTCTCCGGTAAAGAGAAGCCATCTTCTGTTGGTGTAATGGCAGTAGGTGAATACGAGTTTGGCACTGCTGAGCCAGAACTAATGGTTGTAGTAGCTGGCGAATTGATTGTTAAACTGCCTGGTGAAACTGAGTGGAACAGCTATAAAGATGGCGACAAGTTCAACGTACCTGGCAATGCAAAGTTTCAACTAAAAGTGCCAACAGAAACCGCCTACCTATGTGTTTACGGCTAA
- a CDS encoding DUF3820 family protein, with the protein MNEQSLSANEPFDKTLLLKVARHKMPFGKYAGREIIRLPEEYLLWFVNNDGFPKGELGQLMALALEIQIAGLEKIIWPLIDTKHQ; encoded by the coding sequence ATGAATGAACAGTCCTTATCGGCAAATGAGCCTTTTGATAAAACCTTATTGCTTAAGGTAGCGCGTCATAAAATGCCATTTGGTAAATATGCAGGCCGGGAGATTATTCGCCTACCTGAAGAATACTTACTCTGGTTTGTTAATAACGATGGTTTTCCTAAAGGGGAGCTTGGTCAATTAATGGCATTAGCCCTTGAAATTCAAATAGCTGGCTTAGAAAAAATCATCTGGCCACTTATTGATACAAAACATCAATAA